Proteins from a genomic interval of Poecile atricapillus isolate bPoeAtr1 chromosome 1, bPoeAtr1.hap1, whole genome shotgun sequence:
- the MGAT2 gene encoding alpha-1,6-mannosyl-glycoprotein 2-beta-N-acetylglucosaminyltransferase: MRLRVYKRKVLLLALALALCALALWGTGGGGRRRQQLQQQQQQQQQRGGPGSTGEPPRVSELPPPVPRRPVANASAAVAAEVLSENATLSYRSLVYRLNFDQPVRNAGRFPARPDVVLVVQVHDRAEHLRLLLESLRRAAGVENVLLVLSHDLWAEELNRLAARVDFCPVLQVFFPFSIQLYPREFPGHDPRDCPRDVGKAAALRLGCINAEFPDSFGHYREARFAQTKHHWWWKLHFVWERVRALREHAGPVLFLEEDHYLAPDFYHVLKQLWALRQRECPECQLVSLGTYSPVRGGFAGRADKVEMKTWKSTEHNMGMAFGRDTYQKLIECTDAFCTYDDYNWDWTLQHLTVSCLPKFWKVLVPEIPRIFHTGDCGMHHKKSCRPSTQSAKIDSLLNSNQQYLFPEAMSVSKRYSMAPLSPHVKNGGWGDIRDHELCKSYRRLQ; the protein is encoded by the coding sequence ATGCGGCTGCGCGTCTACAAGCgcaaggtgctgctgctggcgctggcgctggcGCTCTGCGCCTTGGCGCTTTGGGGcaccggcggcggcgggaggcggcgacagcagctgcagcagcagcagcagcagcagcagcagcggggcGGTCCCGGTAGCACCGGAGAGCCGCCGCGGGTCAGCGAGCTCCCGCCGCCGGTACCGCGCCGCCCCGTCGCCAACGCGTCGGCCGCCGTGGCGGCGGAGGTGCTGTCCGAGAACGCGACGCTGAGTTACCGCTCGCTCGTGTACCGCCTGAACTTCGACCAGCCGGTGCGGAACGCCGGGCGCTTCCCGGCGCGGCCCGACGTGGTGCTCGTGGTGCAGGTGCACGACCGCGCCGAGCACCTGCGGCTGCTGCTCGAGTCGctgcggcgggcggcgggcgtGGAGAAcgtgctgctggtgctgagccACGACCTGTGGGCCGAGGAGCTGAACCGGCTGGCGGCCCGCGTGGACTTCTGCCCGGTGCTGCAGGTGTTCTTCCCGTTCAGCATCCAGCTGTACCCGCGCGAGTTCCCGGGCCACGACCCCCGCGACTGCCCCCGCGACGTGGGCAAGGCGGCGGCGCTGCGCCTGGGCTGCATCAACGCCGAGTTCCCCGACTCGTTCGGGCACTACCGCGAGGCGCGCTTCGCGCAGACCAAGCACCACTGGTGGTGGAAGCTGCACTTCGTGTGGGAGCGCGtgcgggcgctgcgggagcACGCGGGGCCCGTGCTCTTCCTGGAGGAGGATCATTACCTGGCGCCCGATTTCTACCACGTCCTCAAGCAGCTCTGGGCGCTGCGCCAGCGAGAGTGCCCCGAGTGCCAGCTCGTGTCGCTGGGCACCTACAGCCCCGTGCGGGGCGGTTTCGCCGGCCGCGCCGACAAGGTGGAGATGAAGACGTGGAAGTCCACGGAGCACAACATGGGCATGGCCTTCGGCAGAGACACCTACCAGAAGCTCATCGAGTGCACGGACGCCTTCTGCACCTACGATGATTACAACTGGGATTGGACTCTGCAGCACTTGACTGTCTCTTGTCTTCCAAAGTTCTGGAAAGTGCTGGTTCCCGAAATCCCCAGGATTTTTCACACGGGGGACTGTGGCATGCACCACAAGAAATCCTGCAGACCGTCCACCCAGAGTGCCAAAATCGATTCTCTCTTGAACAGCAACCAACAGTACCTGTTTCCCGAGGCGATGAGCGTCAGTAAAAGGTACTCCATggctcccctgtcccctcacgTCAAGAACGGAGGGTGGGGAGACATCAGGGACCACGAACTCTGTAAGAGTTACCGCAGACTCCAGTGA
- the LRR1 gene encoding leucine-rich repeat protein 1 isoform X2, whose translation MRLQCEVEVLSRLLPSCGLRGRGRAARALLSLGRPPGAAGAGIYLMVCTARDRGGARYKANVINLKTFLSAVRLAHQGNDTEVLPLSPLVPAKNSDVEKPKTKMIITSRRDYPLTKSFPFSLEHLQTSYCKLARIDSRVLCLKKLRKLDLSHNHIKQLPATLGDLVCLQELDLHDNHLEAFSGALCSSGLQKSLQFLDLSQNQIQALPIEFCQLRGLVQLRLDDNALLRLPCRIGQLSRLRFLSAARNKLPFLPCDFRKLSLENLDLFGNPFEQPNPLVPNIQLKIPLTLLECAARATVNHRIPYGCHLLPSHLCKDLEVAKTCQCGSSCLSSFIQITVTMNLHHVAHTVVLVDNMGGTDAPVLCYFCSLDCYSQFLDRHLQSNG comes from the exons ATGCGGCTGCAGTGCGAGGTGGAGGTGCTCAGccggctcctgcccagctgcgggctgcggggccgcggccgcGCTGCGAGGGCGCTGCTGTCTCTCGGGCGCCCGCCCGGCGCTGCCGGTGCCGGGATTTACCTGATGGTGTGCACGGCGCGGGACCGCGGCGGGGCTCGCTACAAG GCAAATGTGATCAATTTAAAGACTTTCCTTTCAGCCGTGAGACTGGCTCACCAAGGCAACGACACCGAAGTTCTCCCTCTCTCACCTCTGGTCCCAGCAAAGAACTCCGACGTGGagaaacccaaaaccaaaatgatCATCACTTCCAGGAGGGATTATCCCCTCACCAAGAGCTTCCCTTTCTCCCTGGAGCACCTGCAGACCTCGTACTGCAAACTGGCCAGGATCGACAGCAGGGTGCTGTGCCTGAAGAAGCTGCGCAAGCTGGACCTGAGCCACAACCACATCAAGCAGCTGCCGGCCACGCTGGGGGACCTGGTGTGTCTGCAGGAGCTCGACCTGCACGACAACCACCTGGAGGCCTTCAGCGGGGCCCTGTGCAGCTCGGGCCTGCAGAAATCCCTGCAGTTCCTGGACCTGAGCCAGAACCAGATCCAGGCGCTGCCCATCGAGTTCTGCCAGCTGCGGGGCCTGGTGCAGCTGCGGCTGGATGACAACGCCCTGCTGCGCCTGCCCTGCAGGATCGGGCAGCTGAGCCGCCTGCGCTTCCTGTCGGCCGCACGGAACAAGCTGCCCTTCCTGCCCTGTGACTTCAGGAAACTCTCTCTGGAGAACTTGGATCTCTTTGGGAATCCTTTTGAGCAGCCCAATCCGCTGGTTCCCAACATCCAGCTGAAAATTCCATTGACTCTGTTGGAGTGTGCTGCCAGGGCCACGGTCAATCACAG aatcccttATGGCTGTCacctcctcccttcccacctCTGTAAGGATCTGGAAGTGGCCAAAACGTGTCAGTGTGGGAGCTCCTGCCTGAGCAGCTTCATCCAGATCACGGTGACCATGAACCTGCACCACGTGGCGCACACCGTGGTGCTCGTGGACAACATGGGGGGCACGGACGCTCCCGTCCTCTGCTACTTCTGCTCCCTGGACTGCTATTCCCAGTTCCTGGACAGGCACCTCCAGAGCAATGGGTGA
- the LRR1 gene encoding leucine-rich repeat protein 1 isoform X1: MRLQCEVEVLSRLLPSCGLRGRGRAARALLSLGRPPGAAGAGIYLMVCTARDRGGARYKVQQNVERLFTRFVEEGKATVRLREPAVDLCLSKANVINLKTFLSAVRLAHQGNDTEVLPLSPLVPAKNSDVEKPKTKMIITSRRDYPLTKSFPFSLEHLQTSYCKLARIDSRVLCLKKLRKLDLSHNHIKQLPATLGDLVCLQELDLHDNHLEAFSGALCSSGLQKSLQFLDLSQNQIQALPIEFCQLRGLVQLRLDDNALLRLPCRIGQLSRLRFLSAARNKLPFLPCDFRKLSLENLDLFGNPFEQPNPLVPNIQLKIPLTLLECAARATVNHRIPYGCHLLPSHLCKDLEVAKTCQCGSSCLSSFIQITVTMNLHHVAHTVVLVDNMGGTDAPVLCYFCSLDCYSQFLDRHLQSNG; this comes from the exons ATGCGGCTGCAGTGCGAGGTGGAGGTGCTCAGccggctcctgcccagctgcgggctgcggggccgcggccgcGCTGCGAGGGCGCTGCTGTCTCTCGGGCGCCCGCCCGGCGCTGCCGGTGCCGGGATTTACCTGATGGTGTGCACGGCGCGGGACCGCGGCGGGGCTCGCTACAAG GTGCAGCAGAACGTGGAGCGGCTCTTCACGCGCTTCGTGGAGGAGGGAAAGGCCACGGTGCGGCTGCGGGAGCCCGCGGTGGATCTGTGCCTCAGCAAG GCAAATGTGATCAATTTAAAGACTTTCCTTTCAGCCGTGAGACTGGCTCACCAAGGCAACGACACCGAAGTTCTCCCTCTCTCACCTCTGGTCCCAGCAAAGAACTCCGACGTGGagaaacccaaaaccaaaatgatCATCACTTCCAGGAGGGATTATCCCCTCACCAAGAGCTTCCCTTTCTCCCTGGAGCACCTGCAGACCTCGTACTGCAAACTGGCCAGGATCGACAGCAGGGTGCTGTGCCTGAAGAAGCTGCGCAAGCTGGACCTGAGCCACAACCACATCAAGCAGCTGCCGGCCACGCTGGGGGACCTGGTGTGTCTGCAGGAGCTCGACCTGCACGACAACCACCTGGAGGCCTTCAGCGGGGCCCTGTGCAGCTCGGGCCTGCAGAAATCCCTGCAGTTCCTGGACCTGAGCCAGAACCAGATCCAGGCGCTGCCCATCGAGTTCTGCCAGCTGCGGGGCCTGGTGCAGCTGCGGCTGGATGACAACGCCCTGCTGCGCCTGCCCTGCAGGATCGGGCAGCTGAGCCGCCTGCGCTTCCTGTCGGCCGCACGGAACAAGCTGCCCTTCCTGCCCTGTGACTTCAGGAAACTCTCTCTGGAGAACTTGGATCTCTTTGGGAATCCTTTTGAGCAGCCCAATCCGCTGGTTCCCAACATCCAGCTGAAAATTCCATTGACTCTGTTGGAGTGTGCTGCCAGGGCCACGGTCAATCACAG aatcccttATGGCTGTCacctcctcccttcccacctCTGTAAGGATCTGGAAGTGGCCAAAACGTGTCAGTGTGGGAGCTCCTGCCTGAGCAGCTTCATCCAGATCACGGTGACCATGAACCTGCACCACGTGGCGCACACCGTGGTGCTCGTGGACAACATGGGGGGCACGGACGCTCCCGTCCTCTGCTACTTCTGCTCCCTGGACTGCTATTCCCAGTTCCTGGACAGGCACCTCCAGAGCAATGGGTGA
- the RPS29 gene encoding small ribosomal subunit protein uS14 yields MGHQQLYWSHPRKFGQGSRSCRVCSNRHGLIRKYGLNMCRQCFRQYAKDIGFIKLD; encoded by the exons ATGGGCCACCAGCAGCTCTACTGGAGCCACCCCAGGAAGTTCGGGCAGGGCTCCCGCTCTTG CCGCGTGTGCTCCAACCGCCACGGCCTCATCCGCAAGTACGGGCTCAACATGTGCCGGCAGTGCTTCCGCCAGTACGCCAAGGACATCGGGTTCATCAAG CTGGACTGA